TGATTGTTAATTTCAGCCACAACAGCTTGATGTTTcttcattaaattttgaacacCAATTAAGTCACGacctataaatacaatttatattattattttatttgctataaaaaacattaaattataaaaatgtatttaataacatatattttcacCTCGATTTGTTGATGCTGCAACAGGTTCTTTTTCACGAATCCAAGCTTCTTCGTCTTCAACATCTCTAAATAATTGCTGTGCTAAAAGAGAGTCTGCTAAGCGTTGTCTACGCGTTTCCATGGgtttttttaatgatgaatAACGATCACATAACACAacctaatatgtaaataaaatattaaataaggttAATTTTTTgccaaaaaatagtaattacttGTTTTGCACGAATGTTGTCTGCATCAAAATGACCTCCATCAACAAACTGATCAGCTGTTATTTTAACACCTTCAATTCTATCTTGATGTGAAGCAACATCAGCTTCCAAcaaagtatgttttttttgaaGATTTTGTACACTAGTTaaatcctttaaaaaaatgaatattaattgaagtataaaaaataatagtaattattattatttaagaaaataattttataaaatagatataataaaaataaagttacttTTCCATAATCTTCACTTAGTAATTGTCCTTCGACTTCTGATAACCATAGTTCTATATCTTCAACAGTACGATTAAATTGCTGTTGCTGTGCAGCTTCACGTAGTTTTGAACCTTTTTGTCCTGATGCAGTAACTAAATTCTCCCATAAATGAACAATTTCATCCATTCTTAGTTGAATACGAcctaagaattaaaaaatatatttaaaaaaaaaaaaaaaatattgcaattataaaattatcatactcAAAGCATAATGTTTAGATTCAATAAGTGCATGACCAGTAGAAGTAATTTCTTCCATGCGAGATTTGTTAGCATTGAGTTCCTGTTCAAAGTTCTGATGTTTCTGTACTTTTCCATTTAAATTGGTTGGATCCtgataaccaataatattaattacatgatatatattctaaataaataaaaaacaaatataacttACAAGATAACTGTCATCATtagcaaattttaatttttcattaatccaTCCTTTTGTTTCATCACAATCCCTTTCAAATTGTTGAAGTCTATACGAATCTTCAAGAACACTGCGTCTTTGTGATGATTTTGCAAGTAATGCTGTGCGTCTTtccaataactaaaaattatatatatgaatgattaaaaaatgtttagaataaaaaagtaacgttataaacaatttttatattccatATTTACCATTTCACGGCGTTGTGCAACATCTTCAGTAGCATAATGTTGTCCTTCAATTAATTTCGTAGCAAATTCATCAAGagctttaattttttcttcctGAGCAGCTaaagatttttcaaaatcttcATGTTTTTTAATCAATGCTTCAACACTATCCAGAGAATCACCCAAATCCTCATTGGATAAGAATgcctacaaaaattatattgtatttttaaaatgatttaattatttattactatgatttatggcatatcatttatatgcgctatattaattattcatatttaagtatatatacttcTTGTTTGGCCATCCATGTATCAGCTTGTTCAGTATCACGATAAAACAATTGCAAATCCATACATTGTTCATACAATATACGTCTCTCTTCCCATAAAGCTAACAATGAGCTCTTTTCACTGATTAAATTGCCTAAATTTTCACTAACTAATGTAGGTGCATTTTCACTTTTCAATATATGTTCTCCAGATTCTAATGCAATGCGGAAACTATCTTCTCGAGCATCAATTTCTCCCTATTCAaacaattagtattaatttaaaattaaatttaaaatataattatttatataccttatGTTCTTGATGTCTTTCAAGTAAAGCTTCAGCACCAGCTACATCCTTGGCCAATTCATCAGAATATATTATCGCCTTCATATCATTAATCCAAGAAGTCAAATCACGGAAATCAGCTAAGAAACGTTGAAGTAAATAAGATTCATCTAATTTTTGTCGGCGTTCCTGTGCTTTAGCAGTTAGACGTTCCCAATAAGCAACTATTTCTCCACgcttattttgaatttgtgaACTATGATCTGCATGAATTCCACATAAACGATCTGCTTCTTGGCCCAAAATTGAAACTTTATCTTCTAAAGCTGCTAAATCTCTTTCAACTCCTTCATGTTTCctctaaaataagaaaatagcatgaaaaatttgtttatcattGAACTATATAAATAGGCTGGGCTCATTCTATAACATGTTGTGCCTcattcattttatatgtaggtaataaaatgttgGTTACATATTACCTACAAGTTGAATATGTTAAACTTTACACAACATAGTTTAGTATGAAGtcagcattataataataaagcatGTTCATAATATCAATCCTGCATATGATACCACATCAACTAtactactaaatatataataaataataactatttttagtattaatttatatttttataacaaacctGAAGTGTTTGCACACTAGCTAAATCTCTTCCATAGTCTTCAGAAGACAATATACCATCCTTTTCAGATATCCAAGCTACAGTTTCATCAGCATCACGATTAAAACGTTGTATCTCATGAGCTCCAAATAACCGTTCTTGTCTCATTAAAGTCAATTGTTTAAGTCGAGTCCAGGCTTCATTTAAAtcctaaatatacaaattcaaatatatatgtatataaataaatgttaaacagtttaattgtttatttacctcttttttcttcaaaattgTTTCTCTTTCAGGATGTCCTTCCAGAACTAATTTGGAGGCTAAATCATTTACTTCAGTAACACGATATTCTTGTGATGTCATATCCTTTTGAAATTCATCAAATTTACGTTGCAATACTTCTACATGTTCTAGATCAGCACCAAACTCATCAGTAGTGACAAAAGTTTCCTAGACACAATGTCaggaataattaatacacagaataaaaaaaaaatgttcattcaactaaaatttattatttaccttatCATTGATCCAAAACATAACCTCATCACATTGtcttaaaaattgaactaaAACCAAAGCTTGCTGTAATTTAACACCTTTTTCAGCcaattttgataaaagtaAATCCCAATCTTTGTGTAATTGctctaaaattgtttgtaatttaacattaatatctatctataataatatttaaaactaattgaaTACTGAAGACTTAGAAAGAAATTGGATACAATTGTTTTGTATAGGTATCATCAAATTATTCCaatcaaataatgttttataaaaaattttatttatacacattttaattaccaagTCTTTGACGTATTTCAGATGATGCaaaatgattttgattaaTCATTCCCATTCCAGTGTTATCCAAAACAACAATTGCATTACTATGTGCAGCAACTTCGGCTTCAAATGCTTggtgtttttgaattttagcctaaaattacatttattataattatcaatataaaaataaaatgagtaaTAATAACCTGCAAGTTTGTAGGATCTTTGTAACTTTCATCTGATGCAGCCTGTGTTTTTTCAAGTATCCAGGATTCAAGTTCATCTGCATCTCttttaaaatactgtaatgaaacacaaattaaaatataaatttctctaaataattttaaatgtgaagtaattcaattttaaattacttgaaATCTTCTAGAATCTTCAAGTTTTTCTCTTTTTAAACGGGCTTCTGCTTTGAATTCACTATAGCGATCAAGTACTTGAAAACGACGATTTTGGATATCCTCAGCAGATTCGAGGATTTTTACCTCTTTTGGAACCAGAGGAtccattttgaaaatgtcttaaataaaatattggtttttgttataaaaattatctaaatacaatttcaaatcagtaaaaacatcaaatagcaattaatctttttaaatgttttgttacaaatcagtatgtaaaataattgataattatttcaagattgactaaatattataaatattgattatcaatgacttataatcaaaataattatgaatgaaAACAACTAACTAGTTAGCTAATGttagattattatactaaggtattattatatcttgtgATATCAGGTACAttgtagtataaatagtaaacaagaaatattaattctttaatgaaaatgtataatgatttcAGTCTAGTCATCTCatctgtatataaatatatacaattaaaaaataatttgaacctTTAACTACCTAATTACTTAATAACCCAATTAAGATACAACTTATTTACAAATTGGTACTATCAaagatttatttgtaataaaataatagttttttttttagacatttattatttgaaaatgaattaaaataatacagtaatttaaccattcaataaaacaaattatttatttctaacttATCTTAACTACAAAATCATCTGaattaatatactatctaACTAAACAaagattatagttttattttatttgcataccCTTAACTTTAAACAagtcaaacaaaattaaaataaatattaaaattatcacaaGGTCAAATTGATTAAGtgcaatataacatattaaaataaagaacttataacaaaacaccaaaatataaactatcttttatttgttgttttaactttactatagttttcaatttataatattaatgatagatattttaatacttttaagttaatttgtttGGTGTAAGTACACCATGTAAAAGTGACAATGACAATCTTCAATAAAACATGCTAAGTTATctactaaaaatctaaaatagtacttaataatatatataaataattaaaatattatattatttgcattatatattaatagattgtatttaaatatttttagtaataatataacaagcgTTATACAACTTTAAATTCAGGTAGGAATGTTAATAgacagatatttaaattaactactaGTTACTAAGAAACTTGACAAACTAAGTAacaagtttttatatacaattaaatatagaacTTATGGtgttaatatcttataaaataatatttgatgagGAActgatcaaattaaaattagataggtatctactaatatttatgatttatatgttaataaatagaaaatcaaaccacttactaaattatttatctgtaatatttaattctacaCAATATAGCCCCTTAATTACACGACTATTAGActatttcacaaaatattaattaagattttaaaaatagtagcaAGTTAACCTTTACTGAGTCATGAATTGCAAAATCAACACTTATATCATatagttgatttaaaaaaattcaaacccTATTACTGAAATTAAATGGATAAACTTTATACAGTTAGTGAGCAGTTATATTCACTGCGCAGAACTTAAAAACCACCATTAAATACCAAGTACCTACAAAAAGGGTAtgtcaattatataatgtattattgtgtatacaataataatgtataagacattattaaagaatagTAATAGGTCAAGTACGATTCGAACTTCCAGCTTGGGACATAAATTACGAGGAAAACCCTGGAATCGTGCAGTTGTCAGACAAAACCCGTGGCCCccgataaaatgaaaaatgagaACATTTTGCAGCAAAATACTAAGCTGGGTGTGGCAAAAGGAAAAGCGACACGGCTTCGGTGGCACCGTGATCGATTACACGAAACATAAAATGTCTAATTACCTTGTTCACTCGGCACCAATTATGAGTacgattttgtttatttctcCTTCATACACGAATTGTCATTTCTCAATAAACGTCCGGTCACTTATTGACACACTGCACGATTAATTGCGTTATTATAACTGTAGATACGAGCACAATACGAGATGACTAgatgagagaaaaaaaaacaaacggaTTCCGTTCAATAAACTCGGAACTTCGTCACCGACGAAATTGGATCGTCAGGCGGGCGGGTGTTGGGAGCAGCCGCCGCCCGCCGGACAGAACCCCCTCCagagtattattatgttttatggtaCAAGTAGAGAATACCGCAACCAGTGTTACCGCGGTGAAGACAGAAGTGgctgaaaaaatgaaaataaatccttGCCCGTTCAAACTATTTATGTAGATATATtcttatgttttacatttaattaatcagtttattatttaaaaaacttattttcgaGATTCgagtatttttgaaatataataacgtattagTCCTAATGTCCTGCTGAGTATCAggatttaaaattgaagtatCATACATTCATACTCGTTCTTATGGACTTGAAAAATTTTGAGCAAAATGGCGCGGAATCTATTCGGTGGTATCGCTTTTACGGCACCGATTGTGTAATTTCGATGttatcaaaacaaaacaatcaacaataattttttttaataatatcataatatataataataacaatatctttTACAGAAGATAATTATagattctaaattttaataattttaaacgtttttatgaaatttacagcgacgatttttaaaaatattccaaatttTTACGAGTGAACAAAATGAGCAATCAAAGTTCAGCGGCTAAAGTAAACCATTgctattatgtttttgtaataatatgttttaataattaaatactcaatattctgttaataattgtttaggtTGGTGAGATATTCAGTGCAGCGGGTACTGCATTCAGTAGATTAGGTGAGCTGACATTGACGTTGCAACCCACAAACGATACTCCTACACCCAACaggtataacattaaattaaattattaatattatgtgttacatCTTTGGGAtggtttaattaattcatttgatTACTATTAGCAAATGGACTGATGATGATATAGAAATGCTACAAAGTGCTGTAAAGAAATTCACAGATGACTTAGCTATTATCTGCGACCAAATCAAACAGCGGacagtgtaattattttatattattaatcaataataaccattagtctttcaaaatgtttgtgttttttaattcaaaagctTTTAATGCtaagtgatattttattagttatttaaaagctaaatgcattattaaattaattttaattgtaaatagttttgattttatattgaaatatatacataatatatatttactgatCTTTATTCTCCCATCTTccaattcattaattaaactttCCAGATCACAAATACATACAACTCTCAAAAGAAAATCTTATGAGAACCGAGCAATCAATCCAGCTGCATTGACAAGAACACCAATGTCCATAACATCACCAATATCaacaaatatacttagtacAAAATGTAATTCTGCTGATGTTACATTAAACATGTTAAATGCACCTCAAGAACATAATTCTGGTTCAGATGATGTTCCTAGTGAAAATAACCGACACAGCTTCAATTGTGGTGTTGATATTGAATAGCTAAGATAAAATTCTAAACAGATTTATCTGACATAccaataattaacttaaattaaaaagttgtgTTATAAATTGATGGTTACTCATTTAATGGTCTCTTTTTTTctccattttataaaatatatattacttcttttttttctttctttaattttaatttttatatgtatatttgtcatttttatttctatttatttcagTGTACTATGATATTCATGACGaaagaacaaaattaaatgtttgataaataattatattgcattCCTAAATTTGCAATGAtaagtattgatttttaatttattgttccaTAAAGCAATACATATGATGATATTGgcattcaattaaatttaattttagtcaaattataaaactaaaatgtatatttaattaataaaattgtctaaaataaaatcattctaAATGTATGTAGTTATTAAtagatagtaaaattattgtttataataataggtttttgtatgtattataataagtgattaatataatttaaatagtatttatttaacttggtacaaatgtattttaattcccAACCATAAATTGttaggaatattatttattaattttaaattttttcatcattcaaaaaataatttcagaatTGAAATGTCTTGAAAACgataatctaaatatatcgtctatataaatattaatatttatgatgatttgtcaataatagtttattagcaGTTCTTATCAATTGAGtatgtatatcattatcattgtcaatgatcaatattatattctgtgctttggaatttgaattaaaataagctGTGATATTTCTGTTATAAAACTAGCCGACAATTACGAGTATCAAGCTGATTGATGCCAATCACATTTTGATTCAGTTTGttggcatatattatatataggaataaaattattttaaaacagtaatgtgaaataaaaaatataattactctTAAATGGcataaattatgaacattttaatatcaaaacattcaaaacTAGAATTTCTAAGTACACCTCCCCCCCCAACTCgctatattttgcatattggttcaagttaatttttcatttatctgaataattatatcgttttaaatcataaaatgtcaCATATCGACATAGTTGCTAAAGATACGGGATTATTGTTTGTCCACTTTCCCTAAAATCATAACTATGATGATACttggtaggtatatttaattatcactaacatacatttaaaaatgaat
This sequence is a window from Rhopalosiphum maidis isolate BTI-1 chromosome 1, ASM367621v3, whole genome shotgun sequence. Protein-coding genes within it:
- the LOC113554870 gene encoding chromatin complexes subunit BAP18, with protein sequence MSNQSSAAKVGEIFSAAGTAFSRLGELTLTLQPTNDTPTPNSKWTDDDIEMLQSAVKKFTDDLAIICDQIKQRTVSQIHTTLKRKSYENRAINPAALTRTPMSITSPISTNILSTKCNSADVTLNMLNAPQEHNSGSDDVPSENNRHSFNCGVDIE